A region of Pyxidicoccus parkwaysis DNA encodes the following proteins:
- a CDS encoding LysR family transcriptional regulator, whose protein sequence is MKTGLFQQLHVFLAVARLQSFRGAARELGVSTAAVSQAVRQLEEQLRVVLLNRTSRSMALTDAGRRLVEEAGPGLAQVAAALQGASARPGETVGRLKLSVPRAAVPLLIAPVLPAFRERYPRVEVDVVAEDRFVDIVAEGYDAGVRLSESIERDMVQVRLTDAFRFVVVGSPGYLARHGTPERPEDLLRHECIVLRSQTTGTPYAWELERGSKTWRVPMRGGVTTNDEMTGVAFASEGVGLAYVLEPAIQEQLRSGRLVRVLEDYAPTVPGFFLYYPSRAQRSKPLRLFIEAARELAGRTG, encoded by the coding sequence ATGAAGACGGGCCTCTTCCAGCAGCTCCACGTGTTCCTTGCCGTCGCTCGGCTCCAGAGCTTCCGTGGCGCGGCGCGCGAGCTCGGCGTCTCCACGGCCGCCGTGAGCCAGGCTGTACGGCAGCTGGAGGAGCAGCTGCGCGTGGTCCTGCTCAACCGAACCTCGCGCAGCATGGCTCTGACGGACGCGGGGCGGCGGCTCGTGGAGGAGGCCGGTCCGGGCCTTGCCCAGGTCGCTGCCGCCCTCCAGGGAGCCTCGGCCAGGCCCGGGGAGACGGTCGGACGGCTGAAGCTGTCCGTGCCGCGAGCAGCGGTGCCCCTCCTCATCGCGCCCGTGCTGCCAGCCTTCCGGGAGCGATACCCCCGCGTGGAGGTGGACGTCGTCGCCGAGGACCGCTTCGTGGACATCGTCGCGGAGGGCTACGACGCCGGCGTGCGGTTGAGCGAGTCCATCGAGCGCGACATGGTGCAGGTGCGCCTCACCGACGCCTTCCGCTTCGTGGTGGTGGGCTCGCCCGGCTACCTCGCGCGGCACGGAACGCCCGAGCGCCCCGAGGACCTACTCCGGCACGAATGCATCGTCCTGCGCTCACAGACGACCGGCACCCCCTACGCCTGGGAGCTGGAGCGCGGAAGCAAGACCTGGCGCGTCCCGATGCGTGGCGGCGTCACCACCAACGACGAGATGACCGGCGTGGCGTTCGCCTCCGAGGGGGTGGGGCTGGCGTACGTGCTGGAGCCAGCCATCCAGGAGCAGCTGCGTTCCGGGCGCCTCGTGCGCGTGCTGGAGGACTACGCGCCCACCGTGCCTGGCTTCTTCCTCTACTACCCCAGCCGCGCACAGCGCTCGAAGCCCCTGCGCCTCTTCATCGAGGCAGCCAGGGAGCTGGCCGGCAGGACGGGCTGA
- a CDS encoding sigma 54-interacting transcriptional regulator: MPDDLFAGCTLTSTGQGETLDVPSLMVTVTDPRGAQSEARLEMKPLVVGTSPACDLVVDDPKISRRHCELSLTHEGIVIRDLGSKNGTLTGKIALREALLSPGQPITLGGSTLVVRSAGAARRIPLSTAARFGEALGQSFAMRALFANLERAAATEQTLVLLGESGTGKEVLARAIHEHSPRREGPFVVLDCGAISASLMESEVFGYARGAFTGATGARAGLLEEANGGTLFIDELGELPLDLQPKLLRALEARQVRRLGSNEWRPFDARVVAATHRDLRALVAEGAFREDLYYRLAVVELRVPALRERKEDIPLLVERFLAAHHPPRGLAELPPHALSLLAAHGFPGNVRELRNLVARLVLFPEQGLELPEPPREEAQAPRAPNEESPPIAPLLQMPLQAARDLVMERFERSYVAARLAQHGGNISRAADAMGVSRQLVHRLLERYGMKAR; this comes from the coding sequence ATGCCGGATGATCTTTTCGCGGGCTGCACGCTGACCAGCACCGGCCAGGGAGAAACGCTCGATGTCCCCTCCCTCATGGTCACCGTCACGGACCCGCGCGGCGCCCAGAGCGAAGCCCGGCTCGAGATGAAGCCGCTCGTGGTGGGGACGAGCCCCGCGTGCGATCTCGTGGTGGATGACCCGAAGATCTCGCGCCGCCACTGTGAGCTCTCGCTCACCCACGAAGGCATCGTCATCCGCGACCTGGGGAGCAAGAACGGGACGCTCACTGGGAAGATCGCGCTCCGCGAGGCACTGCTCTCGCCGGGACAGCCCATCACGCTCGGCGGCTCCACGCTGGTCGTGCGCTCTGCGGGGGCTGCCAGGCGAATCCCGCTGTCCACCGCGGCGCGTTTCGGCGAGGCCCTCGGGCAGAGCTTTGCCATGCGCGCACTCTTCGCCAACCTCGAGCGCGCGGCCGCGACCGAGCAGACCCTCGTGCTGCTCGGCGAGTCGGGCACCGGCAAGGAGGTCCTGGCGCGCGCCATCCACGAGCACAGCCCGCGACGAGAAGGGCCTTTCGTGGTGCTCGACTGCGGCGCCATCTCGGCGAGCCTCATGGAGTCGGAGGTGTTTGGCTACGCACGAGGCGCCTTCACGGGCGCGACCGGCGCGCGCGCGGGGCTGCTCGAGGAGGCCAACGGCGGCACGCTCTTCATCGACGAGCTGGGCGAGCTGCCGCTCGACCTTCAGCCCAAGCTGCTCCGCGCGCTCGAGGCGCGGCAGGTGCGGCGCCTGGGTTCGAACGAGTGGAGGCCCTTCGACGCGCGCGTCGTCGCGGCAACCCACCGAGACCTGCGCGCCCTCGTGGCCGAGGGTGCATTCCGGGAGGACCTCTACTACCGGCTCGCGGTGGTCGAGCTGCGCGTGCCCGCGCTACGGGAGCGAAAGGAAGACATCCCGCTGCTCGTGGAGCGCTTCCTCGCCGCGCATCATCCGCCACGCGGGCTCGCCGAGCTGCCTCCCCATGCGCTCTCGCTGCTGGCCGCGCACGGCTTCCCCGGCAACGTGCGCGAGCTGCGCAACCTGGTGGCCCGCCTGGTGCTGTTCCCAGAGCAGGGGCTCGAGCTGCCGGAGCCGCCACGGGAGGAGGCGCAGGCTCCGCGGGCTCCGAACGAGGAGAGTCCCCCGATCGCGCCCCTCTTGCAGATGCCCTTGCAAGCGGCGCGCGACCTGGTGATGGAGCGCTTCGAACGCAGCTACGTGGCGGCCCGGCTGGCCCAGCACGGAGGGAACATCTCGCGCGCCGCGGACGCGATGGGGGTGTCCCGGCAGCTCGTGCACCGGCTGCTGGAGCGGTACGGGATGAAGGCCCGGTAG
- a CDS encoding fumarate hydratase, with protein MNDFQFQEMLPLGKDETPYKLLTKDHVSTFEAAGRTFVQVEPEGLTLLTRQAMRDIAHLLRPGHLGQLANILKDPEASANDRFVALELLKNANIAAGGVLPSCQDTGTAIVMGKKGQHVLTRGNDEEAISRGVFDTYRTSNLRYSQMAALDMYKEVNTNNNLPAQIELYATEGDAYKFLFMAKGGGSANKSYLFQETKALLNPQSLLSFLDAKIRSLGTAACPPYHLAIVVGGTSAEYALKTAKYASARYLDTLPRAGNNLGQGFRDVELEQEVLKLTQRTGIGAQFGGKYFCHDVRVIRLPRHGASCPVAIAVSCSADRQVLGKITRDGIYLEQLETDPAKYLPETTAADLEGEVVKIDLNRPMSEIRAELSRYPIKTRLSLSGPMVVARDIAHAKIKERLDAGLGMPQYLKDYMVYYAGPAKTPEGMASGSFGPTTAGRMDAYVDQFQAEGGSFVMLAKGNRSPAVTEACKKHGGFYLGSIGGPAARLAQDCIKKVEVLEYKELGMEAVWKIDVVDFPAFIVVDDKGNDFFANINKPTAKKA; from the coding sequence ATGAACGACTTCCAGTTCCAGGAAATGCTCCCGCTGGGCAAGGACGAGACGCCCTACAAGCTCCTCACCAAGGACCACGTCTCCACGTTCGAGGCCGCCGGCCGCACCTTCGTCCAGGTGGAGCCCGAGGGCCTCACGCTCCTCACCCGACAGGCCATGCGCGACATCGCGCACCTGCTGCGCCCCGGCCACCTCGGGCAGCTCGCGAACATCCTCAAGGACCCCGAGGCCTCCGCGAATGACCGCTTCGTGGCGCTGGAGCTCCTGAAGAACGCCAACATCGCCGCCGGTGGCGTGCTGCCCTCCTGCCAGGACACGGGCACCGCCATCGTCATGGGCAAGAAGGGCCAGCACGTCCTCACCCGTGGCAACGACGAGGAGGCGATTTCGCGCGGCGTGTTCGACACGTACCGCACGTCCAACCTGCGCTACTCGCAGATGGCGGCGCTCGACATGTACAAGGAGGTCAACACCAACAACAACCTCCCCGCGCAAATCGAGCTCTACGCCACCGAGGGCGACGCCTACAAATTCCTCTTCATGGCAAAGGGCGGTGGCTCGGCGAACAAGAGCTACCTGTTCCAGGAGACCAAGGCGCTGCTCAACCCGCAGAGCCTGCTGTCCTTCCTCGACGCGAAGATTCGCTCGCTGGGCACCGCCGCGTGCCCGCCGTACCACCTGGCCATCGTCGTGGGCGGCACCTCCGCCGAGTACGCGCTGAAGACCGCCAAGTATGCCTCCGCGCGCTACCTGGACACGCTGCCGCGCGCGGGCAACAACCTGGGCCAGGGTTTCCGCGACGTGGAATTGGAGCAGGAGGTGCTCAAGCTCACGCAGCGCACCGGCATCGGCGCGCAGTTCGGCGGCAAGTACTTCTGCCATGACGTGCGCGTCATCCGCCTGCCCCGCCACGGTGCCTCGTGCCCGGTGGCCATCGCCGTGTCGTGCTCGGCGGACCGGCAGGTGCTGGGCAAGATTACGCGCGACGGCATCTACCTGGAGCAGCTGGAGACGGACCCGGCGAAGTACCTGCCGGAGACGACGGCGGCGGACCTCGAGGGCGAGGTGGTGAAGATCGACCTCAACCGCCCCATGAGCGAGATTCGCGCCGAGCTGTCCCGCTACCCCATCAAGACGCGCCTGTCGCTGTCGGGCCCCATGGTGGTGGCGCGCGACATCGCCCACGCCAAAATCAAGGAGCGCCTCGACGCGGGCCTGGGCATGCCGCAGTACCTGAAGGACTACATGGTGTACTACGCCGGCCCGGCGAAGACGCCCGAGGGCATGGCGTCCGGCTCGTTCGGCCCGACGACGGCGGGCCGCATGGACGCCTACGTGGACCAGTTCCAGGCCGAGGGCGGCAGCTTCGTGATGCTGGCCAAGGGCAACCGCTCGCCCGCAGTCACCGAGGCGTGCAAGAAGCACGGCGGCTTCTATCTCGGCTCCATCGGCGGCCCGGCGGCCCGGCTCGCGCAGGACTGCATCAAGAAGGTGGAGGTGCTGGAGTACAAGGAGCTGGGCATGGAGGCCGTGTGGAAGATCGACGTGGTCGACTTCCCCGCCTTCATCGTCGTGGATGACAAGGGCAACGACTTCTTCGCCAACATCAACAAGCCCACGGCGAAGAAGGCCTGA
- a CDS encoding alpha/beta hydrolase, with protein sequence MNTTKLPLATHRRFLLGALLLGSFSALVACASHPASVMRPTPGLASGDTAHGADNFYTSDRVTVQKVAFKNQYTMKVVGNLFVPKDLNRSAKAPAIVVGHPMGAVKEQSANLYATKMAEQGFVTLSLDLSFWGESDGEPRNVVAPDIYAEDFSAAVDFLRTQPFVDKERIGAIGICGSGSFVISAAKIDPRIKAIATVSMYDMGAANRNGLRHSVTLEQRKKLIEEAALQRDVEFAGGETRYTSGTPEALNDESTAIEREFYDFYRTARGHSPNTTTHPTLSSNTRFMNFYPFTDIETISPRPLLFIAGENAHSREFSDEAYRLAGEPKELVIVPGAGHVDLYDRVNLIPFDKLTTFFRSRLR encoded by the coding sequence ATGAATACAACGAAGCTGCCCCTCGCGACCCACCGACGTTTCCTGCTCGGTGCTCTGCTGCTCGGTTCATTCTCCGCGCTGGTGGCCTGCGCATCGCACCCTGCCTCGGTGATGCGTCCCACGCCGGGCCTCGCCTCCGGGGACACGGCCCACGGTGCGGACAACTTCTACACGAGCGACAGGGTCACCGTTCAAAAGGTCGCCTTCAAGAATCAATACACGATGAAAGTCGTGGGGAACCTGTTCGTTCCCAAGGACCTGAATCGCAGCGCAAAGGCTCCGGCGATCGTCGTCGGACATCCCATGGGCGCGGTCAAGGAGCAGAGCGCGAACCTGTACGCCACGAAGATGGCGGAGCAGGGATTCGTCACCCTGTCCCTGGACCTGTCCTTCTGGGGCGAGAGTGACGGCGAACCCCGCAATGTCGTTGCGCCGGACATCTACGCCGAGGACTTCAGCGCCGCGGTGGACTTCCTGCGTACCCAGCCCTTTGTCGACAAGGAGCGGATTGGCGCCATCGGAATCTGTGGCAGCGGGAGCTTCGTCATCAGCGCGGCCAAGATCGATCCGCGCATCAAGGCCATCGCAACAGTCAGCATGTATGATATGGGCGCTGCCAACCGCAACGGGCTCAGGCACTCGGTGACTCTCGAGCAGAGAAAGAAGCTCATCGAGGAGGCCGCGCTGCAGCGCGATGTGGAGTTCGCGGGTGGCGAAACCCGATATACGAGCGGGACGCCCGAAGCGCTCAATGACGAGTCAACTGCGATTGAGCGTGAGTTCTACGACTTCTACCGCACTGCGCGGGGGCACAGCCCGAACACCACGACGCATCCGACGCTCAGCAGCAACACCCGGTTCATGAACTTCTACCCGTTCACGGACATCGAGACGATCTCTCCTCGTCCGCTGCTCTTCATCGCGGGCGAGAATGCTCACTCCAGGGAGTTCAGCGACGAGGCCTACCGGCTTGCCGGTGAACCCAAGGAATTGGTCATCGTGCCTGGCGCGGGTCACGTGGACCTGTACGACCGCGTCAACCTCATTCCCTTCGACAAGTTGACCACGTTCTTCCGAAGCAGGCTGAGGTGA
- a CDS encoding serine/threonine-protein kinase, translated as MAPNREESGAAGLEAGAPARGEAGPGTMTASVEAGPRLAPAPTPPLPGPEGLPALPEAVTGRYEILTLLGRGGMGAVYRARDRRLGREVALKLLFSGDGERLLREARAQARVEHEHACKIHEVGAEGGASYIAMQLVDGEPLDKLSAKLTVEEKARILRQVALALHEAHRLGLVHRDVKPSNILVERREDGALHPYLTDFGIAREAGEEGLTATGAIAGTPAFMAPEQARGEVRALDRRTDVYGLGATAFVLLGGRPPFEEPKPWELLPRIIAEDAPPLRRFAPELPADLEAIVARCLEKEPARRYPSARSLADDLQRFLDGEPVEARRLSRGLLLLRWARRRRAAVTLAAVALFAALLAAALWAEDRQRAAQRAELARELSEDVKEMELFLRTAYALPLHDVERERDTVRERLRGIETRMAAAGAAGAGPGHHALGRGYLALHEPERALAELQAAATAGYASPELDYALGLALGELYDRAVVLARRIDDDGQRRARLEALASEFAEPASRHLKAALAARLSSPAYVEGLIALREGRPEEALAKAEAAFAKAPWLYEARLLQGDARFALGSRFGHDAAFDYDRMMTDYRAAAEDYRAAADIARSDPRVHEAECRLWAQMMYASTARRDTLRSSHAEAVAACGRAIMASSRSAEARLDRAFLQASHAWLSATGKTDDKDPQPAIDDAISLATEAARRAPDEPLAPYVVGLASDTLAHHQNSLGLDSREAIGRAIAGYEGALRVDPQFLWALRDLASAYLQQAEAERFRGLDPISSLERTVELSERTAALDPRGLLSWSNQSAALLIEAEHLAGTGRNPSRTLARVRAAIETGRALAPDWPMAGYLAAYACWIEASYELLAGGNPTGALERGGAFVREAAQRSPGTPELLEVQGKLAAARAQGQLERGEDPSAAIDEARAAFQQYLAGWPWDTGIRVWRARVEVLGLRWLASRREVTATRVAAAAAPILELLVKSRIDPRPAQVLAELWSVQALSQADRGKPADEALRTGLRYAEEALALNPHMPAALAVQGELLLAQARVARSASERHQLAHAAAQALAAAVRENPLMERRLAALLRTATELGRE; from the coding sequence ATGGCCCCCAACAGAGAGGAGAGCGGAGCCGCCGGACTGGAGGCTGGGGCCCCGGCCCGTGGCGAGGCCGGCCCTGGCACGATGACCGCGAGCGTCGAGGCCGGGCCCAGGCTCGCACCCGCGCCCACGCCTCCCCTGCCCGGCCCGGAGGGGCTGCCCGCGCTGCCTGAAGCAGTCACCGGGCGCTACGAAATCCTCACGCTGCTCGGACGCGGGGGCATGGGCGCCGTCTACCGCGCCAGGGACCGCCGGCTCGGCCGCGAGGTTGCGCTCAAGCTCCTCTTCAGCGGCGACGGCGAGCGCCTGCTGCGCGAAGCCCGTGCGCAGGCACGTGTCGAGCACGAACATGCCTGCAAGATTCACGAGGTCGGCGCCGAAGGGGGAGCCTCGTACATCGCGATGCAGCTCGTGGATGGCGAGCCTCTCGACAAGCTGAGCGCGAAGCTCACCGTCGAGGAGAAGGCACGCATCCTCCGGCAGGTGGCGCTCGCGCTGCATGAGGCCCACCGGCTGGGGCTCGTGCACCGGGATGTCAAGCCCAGCAACATCCTGGTGGAGCGCCGAGAGGACGGGGCGCTCCACCCCTACCTCACCGACTTCGGTATCGCCCGCGAGGCCGGCGAGGAGGGACTCACGGCGACGGGAGCCATCGCTGGGACTCCCGCGTTCATGGCGCCGGAACAGGCCCGCGGCGAGGTGCGCGCGCTCGACCGTCGCACCGACGTGTATGGCCTTGGGGCGACCGCGTTCGTACTGCTCGGGGGGCGGCCACCCTTCGAGGAACCGAAGCCCTGGGAGCTGCTCCCGCGAATCATCGCCGAGGACGCGCCGCCGCTCCGCCGTTTCGCTCCGGAGCTCCCCGCCGATCTCGAAGCCATCGTGGCGCGTTGCCTGGAGAAGGAGCCCGCGCGGCGCTATCCATCTGCCCGCTCGCTCGCGGACGATCTCCAGCGCTTCCTGGACGGCGAGCCCGTGGAGGCGAGACGGCTGTCCCGGGGGCTCCTCCTGCTGCGCTGGGCGCGGCGGCGCAGGGCCGCGGTGACGCTCGCGGCCGTGGCGCTCTTCGCGGCGCTGCTCGCCGCCGCGCTCTGGGCAGAGGATCGCCAGCGCGCGGCTCAGCGCGCGGAGCTCGCACGGGAGCTCTCCGAGGACGTGAAGGAGATGGAGCTCTTCCTTCGCACGGCCTACGCGCTGCCGCTGCATGACGTCGAGCGCGAACGGGACACCGTGCGGGAGAGGCTCCGTGGCATCGAGACACGCATGGCGGCAGCGGGAGCAGCGGGCGCCGGCCCGGGGCATCATGCGCTCGGCCGGGGGTACCTGGCCCTGCACGAGCCCGAGCGCGCGCTCGCCGAGCTCCAGGCGGCGGCCACAGCCGGGTACGCGTCCCCCGAGCTCGACTACGCGCTCGGGCTGGCACTTGGAGAGCTCTACGACCGGGCGGTCGTCCTGGCCAGGCGCATCGACGATGACGGGCAGCGCAGGGCGCGCCTCGAGGCGCTCGCGTCCGAGTTTGCGGAGCCAGCGAGCCGGCATCTCAAGGCGGCGCTCGCCGCGAGGCTCTCCTCGCCAGCGTACGTCGAGGGACTCATCGCGCTCCGCGAAGGCCGTCCCGAGGAGGCGCTCGCGAAAGCCGAGGCCGCGTTCGCGAAGGCGCCGTGGCTCTATGAAGCCAGGCTGCTCCAGGGCGACGCCCGCTTCGCCCTGGGGAGCCGCTTCGGGCACGACGCGGCGTTCGATTACGACCGGATGATGACGGACTACCGCGCGGCCGCCGAGGACTACCGTGCCGCCGCCGACATCGCTCGGAGCGACCCGCGCGTCCACGAGGCCGAGTGCCGGCTCTGGGCGCAGATGATGTACGCGTCAACCGCGCGGAGGGACACGCTCCGTTCGAGCCACGCAGAGGCCGTGGCCGCGTGCGGCCGCGCGATCATGGCCAGCTCACGGAGCGCGGAGGCGCGGCTCGATCGCGCCTTCCTCCAGGCAAGCCATGCCTGGCTGAGCGCGACGGGTAAGACGGACGACAAGGACCCGCAGCCTGCGATTGACGATGCCATCTCGCTCGCGACCGAGGCCGCGCGCCGCGCTCCGGACGAGCCGCTGGCGCCCTACGTGGTGGGGCTGGCCTCGGACACGCTCGCCCATCACCAGAACAGCCTCGGCCTCGACAGCCGCGAGGCCATTGGCCGTGCCATTGCCGGCTACGAGGGCGCGCTGCGCGTGGACCCTCAATTTCTGTGGGCGCTTCGAGATCTCGCCTCGGCCTACCTCCAGCAGGCCGAGGCCGAGCGCTTCCGCGGGCTCGACCCGATTTCGTCGTTGGAGCGCACCGTGGAGCTCAGCGAGCGCACGGCCGCGTTGGATCCGCGTGGCCTCCTCTCCTGGAGCAACCAGAGTGCCGCGCTTCTCATCGAGGCCGAGCACCTGGCCGGCACGGGGCGTAATCCGTCGCGAACCCTGGCCCGGGTCCGCGCCGCCATCGAGACAGGGCGCGCGCTCGCGCCGGACTGGCCGATGGCGGGTTACCTCGCGGCGTACGCCTGCTGGATTGAGGCCAGCTACGAGCTCCTGGCGGGTGGCAATCCGACCGGAGCCCTGGAGCGAGGCGGGGCGTTCGTGAGGGAGGCGGCGCAGCGCTCACCCGGCACACCGGAGCTCCTCGAGGTGCAGGGGAAGCTCGCGGCGGCGCGCGCGCAGGGCCAGCTCGAGAGAGGTGAGGACCCGAGCGCGGCGATTGACGAGGCCCGTGCCGCATTCCAGCAGTACCTGGCCGGGTGGCCGTGGGACACAGGCATCCGGGTCTGGCGCGCGCGCGTCGAGGTGCTTGGCCTGCGCTGGCTCGCGAGTCGGCGTGAGGTGACTGCGACGCGTGTGGCGGCCGCGGCCGCCCCCATCCTGGAGCTGCTCGTGAAGTCGCGCATCGATCCGCGGCCCGCGCAGGTCCTCGCCGAGCTCTGGAGCGTCCAGGCCCTCTCCCAGGCGGACCGGGGCAAGCCCGCGGACGAGGCCCTCCGAACAGGGCTCCGGTACGCGGAGGAGGCGCTCGCGCTCAACCCTCACATGCCAGCGGCGCTCGCCGTTCAGGGGGAGCTGCTCCTCGCGCAGGCCCGTGTGGCCAGGAGCGCAAGCGAGAGGCATCAGCTCGCACACGCGGCGGCACAGGCGCTCGCCGCGGCGGTGAGAGAGAACCCGCTGATGGAGAGGCGACTCGCGGCCTTGCTACGCACGGCAACGGAGCTGGGCCGCGAGTAG
- a CDS encoding GNAT family N-acetyltransferase: protein MRPEVLTWDARYREDFARLNRAWIEHHFKLEPADQESFADPHGTFVADGGEVFFALVDGKVLGTCALRREPEDGDTYELCKMAVDPEARGLGLGDVLMVAVLRFAQERSARRVYLVSNTKLGPALGLYRKHGFVTVREGEAVSREAGYARADIEMERRF, encoded by the coding sequence ATGCGGCCCGAGGTCCTCACCTGGGACGCGCGCTACCGCGAGGACTTCGCGAGGCTCAACCGCGCGTGGATCGAGCACCACTTCAAGCTCGAGCCCGCGGACCAGGAGAGCTTCGCGGACCCTCACGGGACGTTTGTCGCCGACGGGGGCGAGGTGTTCTTCGCCCTCGTGGACGGCAAGGTGCTGGGCACGTGCGCGCTCCGGCGGGAGCCGGAGGACGGTGACACCTACGAGCTGTGCAAGATGGCGGTGGACCCCGAGGCCCGTGGGCTGGGGCTCGGGGATGTGTTGATGGTGGCCGTGCTCCGCTTCGCGCAGGAGCGGAGCGCGCGCCGGGTGTACCTCGTGTCGAACACGAAGCTCGGCCCCGCGCTCGGGCTGTATCGCAAGCACGGCTTCGTCACTGTGCGCGAGGGCGAAGCCGTGTCACGCGAGGCGGGCTACGCCAGAGCGGACATCGAGATGGAGCGGCGGTTCTGA
- a CDS encoding MFS transporter, producing the protein MFALTLCVSTLIASEFMPVSLLTPIASDLHLSEGRAGQAIAVSGVFAVLTSLFIASAARSVDRRKLLLGLTGVMLASGLVTALAPSFTVLMLGRALIGVVIGGFWSLSAATVMRLVPERDVPRALSLLNGGNALATTIAAPLGSFLGQYIGWRGAFFAVVPLAAITLVWQFLSLPPMPTERAAPPPSTLAVLRRPRALWGILAVTLFFMGQFALFTYLRPFLETVTRVGVSTLSLVLLGMGVAGLVGTYLIGFLVARRLSAVLIAAPVAMAVIAVALAVFGQSLVATAVLLAGWGLIGTAAPVAWWTWLSRTLPRDAEAGGGLMVAAIQLAITAGASLGGLLFDRSGYQSTFVVSAALLGLAALLALRASRDACAGDAEVPMAPLKSAA; encoded by the coding sequence GTGTTCGCGCTCACCCTGTGTGTCTCGACGCTCATCGCGTCCGAGTTCATGCCGGTGAGCCTCCTGACGCCCATCGCGTCGGACCTCCATCTGAGCGAAGGCCGCGCCGGCCAGGCGATTGCCGTGTCCGGCGTCTTCGCCGTGCTGACGAGCCTCTTCATCGCGTCCGCGGCCAGGTCCGTCGACCGCCGGAAGCTGCTCCTCGGCCTTACCGGCGTGATGCTGGCTTCGGGCCTGGTGACCGCCCTGGCGCCGAGCTTCACCGTGCTCATGCTGGGCCGTGCGCTCATCGGCGTCGTCATCGGTGGGTTCTGGTCGTTGTCGGCGGCCACCGTCATGCGGCTGGTCCCCGAGCGCGACGTGCCGCGTGCGCTGTCCCTGCTGAACGGTGGCAACGCGCTGGCCACCACCATTGCGGCGCCGCTCGGCAGCTTCCTGGGCCAGTACATCGGGTGGCGGGGTGCGTTCTTCGCGGTCGTTCCCCTCGCGGCCATCACCCTCGTGTGGCAGTTCCTCTCGTTACCACCGATGCCCACGGAGCGCGCCGCCCCGCCTCCGAGCACGCTCGCCGTCCTTCGACGCCCCAGGGCGCTGTGGGGCATCCTGGCGGTCACGCTCTTCTTCATGGGCCAGTTCGCCCTCTTCACGTACCTGCGTCCCTTCCTGGAGACAGTCACGCGGGTCGGGGTGTCCACCCTCTCGCTCGTCCTGTTGGGGATGGGCGTCGCGGGGCTCGTGGGCACGTATCTCATCGGATTCCTCGTGGCCCGGAGGCTGTCCGCGGTGCTCATCGCAGCGCCGGTGGCGATGGCCGTCATCGCGGTCGCGCTCGCCGTCTTCGGCCAATCCCTTGTGGCGACGGCGGTCCTTCTCGCGGGCTGGGGGCTCATCGGCACGGCGGCGCCGGTCGCGTGGTGGACGTGGCTCAGCCGCACGCTGCCGCGCGACGCGGAGGCTGGCGGCGGACTCATGGTGGCGGCCATTCAGCTCGCCATCACGGCGGGCGCCTCGCTCGGTGGGCTGCTGTTCGACCGGAGCGGGTACCAGAGCACGTTCGTGGTGAGTGCCGCGCTGCTCGGGTTGGCGGCCCTCCTGGCCCTCCGGGCGTCGAGGGATGCCTGCGCTGGCGATGCTGAGGTTCCCATGGCGCCGCTGAAGAGCGCTGCCTGA